One window of the Bos indicus isolate NIAB-ARS_2022 breed Sahiwal x Tharparkar chromosome 15, NIAB-ARS_B.indTharparkar_mat_pri_1.0, whole genome shotgun sequence genome contains the following:
- the TRAF6 gene encoding TNF receptor-associated factor 6 isoform X1 produces the protein MSLLHCENSCGSSQSESDCCAAMAASSCGTAAKDDSVSGTASTVTLSSSFMEEIQGYDVEFDPPLESKYECPICLMALREAVQTPCGHRFCKACIIKSIRDAGHKCPVDNEILLENQLFPDNFAKREILSLMVKCPNEGCLHKMELRHLEEHQAHCEFALMSCPQCQRPFQKCHLNIHILKECPRRQVPCENCAVSMAFEDKEIHEQNCPLANVICEYCNTMLIREQMPNHYDLDCPTAPVPCTFSAFGCHEKMQRNHLARHLQENTQSHMRMMAQAVQTLSLAVAPVPQCTMPLYDSVPPTRPSSGRHSEVHNFQETIQQLEGRLVRQDHQIRELTAKMETQSMYVNELKRTIRTLEDKVAEIEAQQCNGIYIWKIGNFGMHLKSQEEEKPVVIHSPGFYTGKPGYKLCMRLHLQLPSAQRCANYISLFVHTMQGEYDSHLPWPFQGTIRLTILDQSEAAVRQNHEEIMDAKPELLAFQRPTIPRNPKGFGYVTFMHLEALRQRTFIKDDTLLVRCEVSTRFDMGSLRREGFQPRSTDSGI, from the exons ATGAGTCTGCTACACTGTGAAAACAGCTGTGGATCCAGCCAGTCCGAGAGCGACTGTTGCGCCGCCATGGCTGCCAGCTCCTGTGGGACTGCAGCAAAAGACGACAGTGTGAGTGGGACGGCCAGCACGGTGACTCTCTCCAGCTCTTTCATGGAGGAGATCCAGGGGTACGACGTGGAATTTGACCCACCCCTGGAAAGCAAATATGAGTGCCCCATTTGCTTGATGGCTTTGCGGGAAGCGGTGCAGACACCTTGCGGCCACAGGTTCTGCAAAGCCTGCATCATCAAATCAATAAG gGATGCAGGTCACAAATGTCCAGTTGACAATGAAATACTGCTGGAAAACCAACTATTTCCTGACAATTTTGCAAAACGAGAGATTCTTTCGCTGATGGTGAAATGTCCAAATGAAGGTTGCTTGCACAAGATGGAACTGAGGCATCTTGAG gaGCATCAAGCACACTGTGAGTTTGCTCTTATGAGTTGTCCGCAATGCCAGCGTCCCTTCCAGAAATGCCATCTTAATATTCATATTCTCAAGGAGTGTCCAAGGAGACAGGTTCCTTGTGAAAACTGTGCTGTATCAATGGCATTTGAAGATAAAGAG ATTCATGAGCAGAACTGTCCTTTGGCAAATGTCATCTGTGAATACTGCAATACCATGCTCATCAGAGAACAG ATGCCCAATCACTATGATCTAGACTGCCCTACAGCCCCAGTCCCATGCACGTTCAGTGCTTTTGGTTGCCATGAAAAg ATGCAGAGGAATCACTTGGCACGCCACCTGCAAGAGAATACCCAGTCGCATATGAGAATGATGGCCCAGGCTGTTCAGACTTTAAGCCTCGCGGTAGCTCCTGTGCCTCAATGTACCATGCCTCTGTATGACTCTGTGCCTCCCACCCGGCCTTCCTCTGGGCGTCACTCAGAAGTCCACAATTTCCAAGAAACCATTCAACAGTTAGAGGGTCGCCTTGTAAGACAAGACCATCAAATCCGGGAACTGACTGCAAAAATGGAAACCCAGAGCATGTATGTAAATGAGCTCAAGCGAACTATTCGAACCCTTGAGGACAAAGTTGCTGAAATAGAAGCACAGCAGTGCAATGGGATTTACATCTGGAAGATTGGCAACTTTGGGATGCACTTGAAATCGCAAGAAGAGGAGAAGCCTGTTGTCATTCACAGCCCCGGGTTCTACACAGGCAAACCCGGCTACAAACTGTGCATGCGGCTGCACCTGCAGCTGCCGAGCGCGCAGCGCTGCGCCAACTACATATCGCTCTTTGTCCACACGATGCAAGGGGAGTACGACAGCCACCTGCCGTGGCCCTTCCAGGGGACAATACGCCTTACCATCCTTGACCAGTCTGAAGCAGCTGTGAGGCAAAACCACGAAGAAATAATGGACGCCAAACCAGAGCTCCTGGCCTTTCAGAGACCCACCATCCCCCGGAACCCCAAGGGTTTTGGCTACGTGACTTTTATGCATCTGGAAGCCCTCAGACAAAGAACCTTCATCAAGGATGACACGTTATTAGTACGCTGTGAGGTCTCCACCCGCTTCGACATGGGCAGTCTTCGGAGGGAGGGTTTTCAGCCACGGAGTACTGACTCAGGGATATAG
- the TRAF6 gene encoding TNF receptor-associated factor 6 isoform X2, giving the protein MRRSPGKRNGNPVPYCWDRGGWQAEVHGVAESDVTLDAGHKCPVDNEILLENQLFPDNFAKREILSLMVKCPNEGCLHKMELRHLEEHQAHCEFALMSCPQCQRPFQKCHLNIHILKECPRRQVPCENCAVSMAFEDKEIHEQNCPLANVICEYCNTMLIREQMPNHYDLDCPTAPVPCTFSAFGCHEKMQRNHLARHLQENTQSHMRMMAQAVQTLSLAVAPVPQCTMPLYDSVPPTRPSSGRHSEVHNFQETIQQLEGRLVRQDHQIRELTAKMETQSMYVNELKRTIRTLEDKVAEIEAQQCNGIYIWKIGNFGMHLKSQEEEKPVVIHSPGFYTGKPGYKLCMRLHLQLPSAQRCANYISLFVHTMQGEYDSHLPWPFQGTIRLTILDQSEAAVRQNHEEIMDAKPELLAFQRPTIPRNPKGFGYVTFMHLEALRQRTFIKDDTLLVRCEVSTRFDMGSLRREGFQPRSTDSGI; this is encoded by the exons atgagaagatcccctggaaaaagaaatggcaacccagtcccgtATTGttgggacagaggaggctggcaggctgaagtccatggggttgcagaatcggaTGTGACTTT gGATGCAGGTCACAAATGTCCAGTTGACAATGAAATACTGCTGGAAAACCAACTATTTCCTGACAATTTTGCAAAACGAGAGATTCTTTCGCTGATGGTGAAATGTCCAAATGAAGGTTGCTTGCACAAGATGGAACTGAGGCATCTTGAG gaGCATCAAGCACACTGTGAGTTTGCTCTTATGAGTTGTCCGCAATGCCAGCGTCCCTTCCAGAAATGCCATCTTAATATTCATATTCTCAAGGAGTGTCCAAGGAGACAGGTTCCTTGTGAAAACTGTGCTGTATCAATGGCATTTGAAGATAAAGAG ATTCATGAGCAGAACTGTCCTTTGGCAAATGTCATCTGTGAATACTGCAATACCATGCTCATCAGAGAACAG ATGCCCAATCACTATGATCTAGACTGCCCTACAGCCCCAGTCCCATGCACGTTCAGTGCTTTTGGTTGCCATGAAAAg ATGCAGAGGAATCACTTGGCACGCCACCTGCAAGAGAATACCCAGTCGCATATGAGAATGATGGCCCAGGCTGTTCAGACTTTAAGCCTCGCGGTAGCTCCTGTGCCTCAATGTACCATGCCTCTGTATGACTCTGTGCCTCCCACCCGGCCTTCCTCTGGGCGTCACTCAGAAGTCCACAATTTCCAAGAAACCATTCAACAGTTAGAGGGTCGCCTTGTAAGACAAGACCATCAAATCCGGGAACTGACTGCAAAAATGGAAACCCAGAGCATGTATGTAAATGAGCTCAAGCGAACTATTCGAACCCTTGAGGACAAAGTTGCTGAAATAGAAGCACAGCAGTGCAATGGGATTTACATCTGGAAGATTGGCAACTTTGGGATGCACTTGAAATCGCAAGAAGAGGAGAAGCCTGTTGTCATTCACAGCCCCGGGTTCTACACAGGCAAACCCGGCTACAAACTGTGCATGCGGCTGCACCTGCAGCTGCCGAGCGCGCAGCGCTGCGCCAACTACATATCGCTCTTTGTCCACACGATGCAAGGGGAGTACGACAGCCACCTGCCGTGGCCCTTCCAGGGGACAATACGCCTTACCATCCTTGACCAGTCTGAAGCAGCTGTGAGGCAAAACCACGAAGAAATAATGGACGCCAAACCAGAGCTCCTGGCCTTTCAGAGACCCACCATCCCCCGGAACCCCAAGGGTTTTGGCTACGTGACTTTTATGCATCTGGAAGCCCTCAGACAAAGAACCTTCATCAAGGATGACACGTTATTAGTACGCTGTGAGGTCTCCACCCGCTTCGACATGGGCAGTCTTCGGAGGGAGGGTTTTCAGCCACGGAGTACTGACTCAGGGATATAG